The genomic window TCCGCCACCGCCTCCGACATGGAAACCGCCACCGGCACCCCGGCGCCCGCGACCCAGCCCCCATCGGCCCGGGCTTCGTCCGCGGCCTCGTCCGGGACGCGGTATTCCTCCATCACGAGGTGGGCGTTCGTCCCCGAGATCCCGAACGAGTTCACCCCCGCGCGTCGCGGCCCTTCCGGACGGCTCGGCCACTCCATCATCGACGAGGTCACCCGCAGCGGAAGGCGGTCCCAGTCGAGGCTCGGGTTGGGATCGTGGAAATGGAGGTGCTTCGGAATCACGCCACGGTTGAGGACGAGCGCCGCCTTGATCACGCCCGCCACGCCCGCGGCCGATTCCAGGTGCCCGATGTTCGTCTTCACGGAGCCCATGAGAAGGGGGTTGTCCGCATCCCGGCCCTTCCCGTAGACCGCCACCACCGCGTTGGCCTCGATCGGGTCGCCCACCGTGGTTCCCGTCCCGTGGGCCTCCAGGTAGTCGACCTCGAGGGGAGAGACGCCCGCATCCGCCAGCGCCGTCTCCATCACCTCCTCCAGCGCCGGCGTGTGCGGCACCGTGAGCCCCGTGCTCGCTCCGCCGTGGTTCACGGCCGATCCGCGGATCACGGCCCAGATCCGGTCGCCGTCCGCCGCCGCCTCGCTCAGCCGCTTGAGGACGACGACCCCGCACCCCTCGCCCCGCACGTATCCGTTGGCCGACGCGTCGAAGGTTTTGCACTGCCCATCGGGCGACAGCATCATCGCGTCCGCGCGGAGTTCGTAGATGCGGCCGTTGAGGATCGCCTGCACGCCGCCGGCGATGGCCAGATCCGCCCTGCCCTGCTGCAAGTCCGCCACCGCGTCGTGGACCGAGACCATGGAGGACGCGCACGCGGCGTCCACCGCTTTCGCCGGCCCCCGGAGCCCGAGCACGAAGGAGACCCGGCCGCTGGTGCCGTTCAGGTTCGTGCCGCTGAGCGCGTAGAGGCAGCTGGCCGCCTCGGCAGGCTTGCTCGAGTCCACGACGAGCATTCGATACTCGTCGTTGCTGATCCCGGTGTAGACGCCGGTGAGGGTCTCCCTCAGCCCGTCGGGATCGATCCCCGCGTCCTCGAGCGCCTCCCAACTCGTCTCCAGCATCATGCGCTGCTGCGGATCCAGCAGTTCCGCTTCGACGGGTGAGATCCTGAAGAACGCGTCGTCGAACTGGTCGATATCGTCCACGAAGGCGCCGAAACGGCAGCCGTCGCTCAGGACCGCGTTGTCCCCGAAGATCTGACCCCAACGCCCCACGCCGGAACCGGGGACCCCCTCCTGGACGGAGTTCCCGCCCTCCTCGAGCAATCGCCAGAACGCCGGAATGCTCGACGCGCCAGGAAAACGGCACGCCATTCCGATGATCGCGACCGGCTCCGCCCGCCGCCCGTTTCGATCTGCCATGGTTATGGTCCCCTTGCCGGCCGGCTTCCCCGGACCGGACATTTGTTCGGCCGCAACGTCACCCGAAAGCAGTGTCACTCCAAAATATGACGTGAAATATCACGCCGTTGTAGTCCGGCCAATCCGGCCCGGCTCCGGGCCGGCCGATTCCGGTCCGGCACGAGGAAACAGGAGGAGGACGATGACGCACGCCCGTTCGACGTTGACCGCCCTGATCGCCCTGGTGGCGATCCCCCTCGCAGTCCCGGCCGGAGCCATGGGCCAGAACCGGGACATGACGCCGGAGGAGCGCGCCCGTCTCATGGCGGAATACGAGGCGCGGATCGACGCCGAACTCGTCTCGGAGCGCCCGATCGAGATGTTCGACTCGATCTGGATCGAGGAACTCACGTGGATGGAAGTCCGCGACATGATGGCGGACGGGTACAACATCGCGATCGTCTCCACGGGCGGCATCGAGCAGAACGGGCCCTACGTCGCCACGGGCAAGCACAACTACGTGCTGCAGGGGACGTGCGAGGCCATCGCCCGGGAGCTGGGCAGCGCGCTGTGCGCGCCGGTCATGAAGCTCGTTCCCGAGGGAAATATCGACGAACCCTCCGGCCACATGCGCTACCCCGGCACGATCTCGCTCCGCCAGGAGACCTTCGAGGCGGTGCTGGATGACGTCGCTTCGAGCCTCCGGGCGCACGGCTTCGAACACATCGTCTTCATCGGCGACAGCGGCGGGAACGTGCAGGGGATGGCGAACGTCGCGGCACGCCTCAACGAGCGCTGGGACGACGCCCACGCCCATCACATCCCCGAGTACTACCGCTACGGAGGCGGGGACTTCCTCGAGTCCGAGCTGGGGATCGTGGAGACGGAGAACGACGGCATCCACGACAGCTTCGGCATCACGAGCCTGATGATGACCGTCGACCCCACCGTCGTCCGCTACGACCAGCGCGTGGAGGCCGGGCTCGCGAAGATCAACGGCGTCCCGATCGCCCCGAAGGAGAAGACGATCGAGATCGGCCTCAAGCTCCGGGCCTACCGGACCGCGCTCACCGTCGAGAAGATCCGCGAGTCCATCGCCAACACCGGCACGTAGCGCGAGTTTCCCACCGCTCAGCCCGCGCGGCTCACGGTCCGCGCGGGCTCGTTGAATCTCACCGCCCCCCGCGAGGCGTAACACTCCCTTTCGGCCGGCCCCAGGAGAGAAGGACGAGTGGCGAGTCCCCAACCGAGTTCCCCCATCCCCGCGCGAAGCAAGCTGATCGTCGGCACGCTCGCGTTCGGCGGACTCACCGCGCTGGGGCTCGTGGCGCTCATCCGGTGGCGCCCTCCTTCCGAACTCGACAGCATCCTCGCCCGCATCACGCCGGGGTTCGCCGTCGCGCTGCTGGCGCTGCTCGCACTGGATTTTACGCTGGGCGGCCTCCGATACCGGCTGCTCCTCGACGGCCGCGTCTTCTCGCGCGTCCCGCTCTGGCACTGCATGCGGGCGAACTGGGCGAACATGCTGCTGGGCGCGATCACGCCGGCGCAGACCGGCGGCGGTGCCGCGCAACTCTACGTGCTGTGCCGGCGCGGGGCGCGGCTGTCCGAAGCGATTCTCTGCTCATTGCTGACGTTCGTGGCCACGCTGCTTTTCTTCGCGTTGGGCGGCCTCGCCGCCCTGGGGTTTCTGCCGGGCGAGGCGTTGTCCCGGGGCGTGCTGGTCGCGCTCGCAGTCGCGGTGGCGGTCATTGCGATGCTGGCCGGGCTGCTGATTTCGGCCGTCACGGCCCGGCGGCGAACCGTTCGGCTGCTCCGACGCTTCCTCAACGCGGTTTCAAGGCGGGGGACGCGGGTCCGGCGCTGGGCGGCGGCGGGCAGGCGCCTGCTGAGCCGTGAGATCGACCGGCTGGCCTCCGGGGTCCGGGCGGTGGCCTCGCGCGGCAAGGTGACGCTCGTCTGGGTGTGCGCCGCGACCGCCGTCCTCTACCTCAACAAGTACTTCATGGGTTACGTCCTCGCGGCGTCGCTCCAGGGGCCGGTCGACCTCTCCTTCATCGGACTCCAGCTCCTGCAGCACATCGTCCTCTATTTCTCGCCGACGCCGGGCGCCTCCGGCGTCGCGGAGGCCTCGACGGGCCTGCTGATGAATCGGGTGCTGCTCGCCGAGGTGACGGTGCTGTGGGTCGTGGGCTGGCGGCTGCTCACAACGTTTTTCGGGACGATCCTGGGAGCGTTCGTGCTGTTCGCCGAGGCGCGGCGACACGTCGATGACGTCCGGGCCGAGGAGAGGGGGGCGGCGTAATGAAACTCTGCGTCGGCGGGGCCGAGTTCTGGAAACGCCTCGAACGCGACATCCGCGGCGCGCGCGACTACGTCTACATACAGACGCTCTCCTTCGAGGGGGACGCGGCCGGGCTGGGCCTGGCGGAAGCCGTGCTGGCCTGTGAAGCGCCGCGCAAGCGCATCGTCGCCGACGCCGTGACGAAGTACCTGATCAACGACCGGTTCATCGGCCTGCCGCGGGCGCGGCGCGACCCGGCCCTGCAGCGCGAGGTCGCGGCCACCGGCGAGATGTGCGACCGGCTGGAGCGCGGCGGCGTGCCCGTGAGGTTCACGTGGCCCGTGGGACGGCGATTCCACCGACTCATCGCCCGCAACCACAAGAAGCTGGTCGCGATCGACGACCGGATCGCCTACCTGGGCGGCATCAACTTCAGCGAGCACAACTTCGCCTGGCACGACTTCATGATCCGGATCGAGAGCCCGGGGATCGCGGCGTTCCTGCGCGAGGACTTCGAGCACACGTGGCGGGGACACGACCGGGCCGCCGCCGCGCAGATCGACGGCGACGAGATCGTGGTCGGCGAGGGCCGGGGCAACGCCGGGTTGCGCGACGCCGTCTCCCGCGCGCTCGATCGGGCGACCCACCGGATCGTCGTCCAGTGCCCATACATCAGCGAGCCCTTCTGGAGCGCCCTCGGCCGGGCGCACCGCCGCGGCGTGCACGTCACGGTGATGATGCCGGAGGATCACAACCGGGCCGTCATGAAATGGGGTACGCTCGACGCGTCGCGGCGCGAAGGCTTCGAGGTGCTCATGCTGCCCGGTCCCATGACGCACGCGAAGGTGATGCGGATCGACGACTCGGTGGTCCTCGGTTCGGCGAACTTCGACTACGTGAGCTTTCGCATGCAGCCGGAGATCGTCCTCATCACGAGCGCGCCCGATCTCGTCCGCGACATCGGAGAGCGCATACTGGAGCCCGATCTCGCGCGCTGCCGGGAGCCGGCGGAGGAGCGCCGCCAGCGGTGGCGCGAGCACCTGGGCGGCATCTCGATGCGCGTGCTGGAGTCGCTCTCCTCCACGATACGCGAGCGCCGGCCGAGCCCGATCCCGCTCGCGACGTGGCGCGACGGACGCGCAAAGCCGGGCCGACGACAGGATTGAGCCGATGACTTCGTGGTTTCGGCGGTATCTGCTCCCCGGGTTCATCTTCCAGTCCATCATC from Candidatus Palauibacter soopunensis includes these protein-coding regions:
- a CDS encoding creatininase family protein, translated to MTHARSTLTALIALVAIPLAVPAGAMGQNRDMTPEERARLMAEYEARIDAELVSERPIEMFDSIWIEELTWMEVRDMMADGYNIAIVSTGGIEQNGPYVATGKHNYVLQGTCEAIARELGSALCAPVMKLVPEGNIDEPSGHMRYPGTISLRQETFEAVLDDVASSLRAHGFEHIVFIGDSGGNVQGMANVAARLNERWDDAHAHHIPEYYRYGGGDFLESELGIVETENDGIHDSFGITSLMMTVDPTVVRYDQRVEAGLAKINGVPIAPKEKTIEIGLKLRAYRTALTVEKIRESIANTGT
- a CDS encoding lysylphosphatidylglycerol synthase transmembrane domain-containing protein, producing the protein MASPQPSSPIPARSKLIVGTLAFGGLTALGLVALIRWRPPSELDSILARITPGFAVALLALLALDFTLGGLRYRLLLDGRVFSRVPLWHCMRANWANMLLGAITPAQTGGGAAQLYVLCRRGARLSEAILCSLLTFVATLLFFALGGLAALGFLPGEALSRGVLVALAVAVAVIAMLAGLLISAVTARRRTVRLLRRFLNAVSRRGTRVRRWAAAGRRLLSREIDRLASGVRAVASRGKVTLVWVCAATAVLYLNKYFMGYVLAASLQGPVDLSFIGLQLLQHIVLYFSPTPGASGVAEASTGLLMNRVLLAEVTVLWVVGWRLLTTFFGTILGAFVLFAEARRHVDDVRAEERGAA
- a CDS encoding phosphatidylserine/phosphatidylglycerophosphate/cardiolipin synthase family protein, with the protein product MKLCVGGAEFWKRLERDIRGARDYVYIQTLSFEGDAAGLGLAEAVLACEAPRKRIVADAVTKYLINDRFIGLPRARRDPALQREVAATGEMCDRLERGGVPVRFTWPVGRRFHRLIARNHKKLVAIDDRIAYLGGINFSEHNFAWHDFMIRIESPGIAAFLREDFEHTWRGHDRAAAAQIDGDEIVVGEGRGNAGLRDAVSRALDRATHRIVVQCPYISEPFWSALGRAHRRGVHVTVMMPEDHNRAVMKWGTLDASRREGFEVLMLPGPMTHAKVMRIDDSVVLGSANFDYVSFRMQPEIVLITSAPDLVRDIGERILEPDLARCREPAEERRQRWREHLGGISMRVLESLSSTIRERRPSPIPLATWRDGRAKPGRRQD